A stretch of Anolis sagrei isolate rAnoSag1 chromosome X, rAnoSag1.mat, whole genome shotgun sequence DNA encodes these proteins:
- the LOC137097858 gene encoding U11/U12 small nuclear ribonucleoprotein 25 kDa protein-like gives MERPRPLTCLARDVADVGARSAGEAVAARPLFGHQDVPAGRAEQQHPLSSPSVSALPSQTGSVMEEEEEEEEAHADVLELWQEGLARLVQDPLLCDLPVQVTPEEISSQVALEYGQAMTVRVRRADAPEAPMPVVVVQNASVLDLKRALRRFVQLRQEREGGIQHISWKYLWRTYCLTFGGEKLTDDRKKLREYGIRNRDEVTFVKKIRK, from the exons atggagaggCCCCGCCCCTTGACGTGCCTTGCGCGTGACGTTGCGGACGTAGGGGCACGTAGTGCAGGCGAAGCGGTGGCAGCGCGGCCCCTCTTCGGCCACCAGGACGTTCCCGCAGGCCGGGCAGAACAGCAGCATCCTCTCTCCTCACCTTCCGTTTCCGCTCTCCCCTCACAAACCGGAAGcgtgatggaggaggaagaggaggaggaggaagctcaCGCTGACGTGCTGGAGCTCTGGCAGGAAGGACTCGCCCGACTGGTCCAGGACCCGCTGCTCTGCGACCTCCCAGTTCAG GTAACTCCCGAGGAGATCAGCTCGCAAGTGGCGCTGGAGTACGGGCAAGCCATGACAGTGCGCGTGCGCAGAGCCGACGCCCCCGAGGCACCAATGC CTGTGGTGGTGGTGCAGAATGCCAGCGTCCTGGACCTGAAGAGGGCCCTCCGGCGGTTTGTGCAGCTGCGGCAGGAGCGTGAGGGGGGCATCCAGCACATCAGCTG GAAATACTTGTGGCGCACCTACTGCCTGACCTTCGGTGGAGAGAAGCTGACGGACGACCGGAAGAAGCTGAGAGA GTATGGCATCCGCAACCGGGATGAAGTCACCTTTGTGAAAAAGATCCGGAAGTGA
- the LOC132782050 gene encoding inactive rhomboid protein 1 isoform X2 yields the protein MSGPRRDSASSLQQKKPPGLRLDIPLPASVGSMQEPAMAQGPDPSSCSSSLGLPWQQQQQPSRRPPFLRSVSMPSDNNHRLPSPCSEGRRRMELQRHASITQTIRRGTADWFGISKESDTTQKWQRKSLRHCSLRYGKLKPQVIREMDLPSQDNLSLASTETPPPLYVGPCHLGMQRIVDPLARGRAFRMAEESDGYSAPHTPITPGGASLCSFSSSRSGFSRWPRRRKRESVAKMSFRAATALMKGRSVKEVSLRRARHRSFTPASFLEEDTVDFPDELDTSFFAREGVLQEELSTCPDEVFESPSEAAIKETEVKLPPPEEQPALTGGALDRSELERSHLLLPLERGWRKQKEGAAALVPPQPKVRLRQEVVALGLQRRGQRITVPVRKLFAKEKRPYGLGMVGRLTNRTYRKRIDSFVKQQIEDMDDHRPFFTYWVTFVHSLITILAVSIYGIAPVGFSQHETVDSVLRNRGVYENVKYVQQENFWIGPSSEALIHLGAKFAPCMRQDQQVHSFISAAREKERHSACCVRNDKSGCVQTAEEECSSTLAVWVKWPGHPSAPPLLAGDKRQFGSVCHQDPRVCEQPASMDPHEWSDDITRWPICTKNSAGNRTNHLHMDCVITGRPCCIGTKGRCEITSREYCTFMHGYFHEEATLCSQVHCMDDVCGLLPFLNPEVPDQVYRLWLSLFLHAGVLHCLVSVCFQMTILRDLEKLAGWHRISIIYLLSGITGNLASAIFLPYRAEVGPAGSQFGILACLFVELFQSWQILARPWRAFLKLLAVVLSLFAVGLLPWIDNFAHICGFVSGLFLSFAFLPYISFGRFDLYRKRCQILACQLVFAGLLAGLVVLFYVFPLRCQWCELLTCLPFTDKFCEKYELDAQLH from the exons ATGTCTGGGCCTCGGAGGGACAGCGCCAGCAGCCTCCAGCAGAAGAAGCCCCCGGGTCTCCGGCTGGACATTCCCCTTCCGGCCTCTGTGGGGTCCATGCAGGAGCCGGCCATGGCCCAG GGGCCGGacccctcctcctgctcttcctctttGGGGCTCccctggcagcagcagcagcagccctccCGGCGCCCGCCCTTCCTGCGCAGTGTCAGCATGCCCTCCGATAACAACCACCGCCTCCCGTCTCCCTGCAGTGAGGGCCGGCGGAGGATGGAGCTCCAGCGCCACGCCTCCATCACACAGACCATCCGCAG GGGTACGGCGGACTGGTTTGGGATCAGCAAGGAGAGCGACACCACGCAGAAATGGCAGCGGAAGAGCCTGCGCCACTGCAGCCTGCGCTACGGGAAGCTGAAGCCCCAAGTCATCCGGGAAATGGACCTCCCCAGCCAGGACAACCTCTCCCTGGCCAGCACCGAGACACCACCCCCACTCTACGTGGGCCCCTGCCATCTGGGCATGCAGCGG ATCGTTGACCCTCTGGCACGGGGGCGGGCCTTCCGGATGGCAGAGGAGAGCGACGGCTACAGCGCCCCCCATACGCCCATCACACCTGGGGGTGCCTCCCTCTGCTCCTTCAGCAGCTCCCGCTCGGGGTTCAGCCGCTGGCCGCGCAGACGCAAGCGGGAGTCTGTGGCCAAGATGAGCTTCCGGGCTGCAACCGCTCTCATGAAG gGCCGCTCCGTGAAGGAGGTCTCCCTCCGCCGCGCCCGGCACCGCAGCTTCACCCCGGCCAGCTTTTTGGAAGAGGACACAGTGGACTTTCCGGACGAACTGGACACCTCCTTCTTTGCTCGG GAAGGAGTCCTCCAGGAAGAGCTCTCCACCTGCCCCGATGAGGTGTTTGAGTCGCCCTCCGAAGCGGCCATCAAGGAGACGGAAGTGAAGCTCCCGCCGCCGGAGGAGCAGCCGGCCCTGACTGGGGGTGCCTTGGACCGGAGCGAACTGGAGAGGAGCCACCTCCTGCT TCCCTTGGAGCGTGGCTGGCGGAAGCAGAAGGAGGGTGCTGCCGCCTTGGTGCCGCCGCAGCCCAAGGTCCGCCTGAGGCAGGAGGTAGTAGCACTGGGACTGCAACGGCGTGGGCAGCGCATCACCGTCCCCGTCCGCAAGCTCTTTGCCAAAGAGAAGCGTCCCTACGGCTTGGGCATGGTGGGCCGGCTGACCAACCGCACCTACCGCAAGCGCATTGATAGCTTTGTCAAGCAGCAGATAGAGGACATGGATGACCACCG GCCGTTCTTCACCTACTGGGTCACCTTCGTCCACTCCCTCATCACCATCCTGGCCGTCTCCATCTACGGCATTGCGCCCGTGGGCTTCTCCCAGCATGAGACAGTGGACTCG GTCTTGAGAAACCGCGGGGTTTATGAGAATGTGAAGTACGTCCAGCAGGAGAACTTCTGGATCGGGCCCAGTTCG GAGGCCCTCATCCACCTGGGTGCCAAGTTCGCTCCCTGCATGCGCCAGGACCAGCAGGTACACAGCTTCATCAGCGCCGCCCGCGAGAAGGAGAGGCATTCAGCCTGCTGCGTGCGCAACGACAAGTCCGGCTGCGTCCAGACAGCTGAGGAGGAGTGCTCT TCCACTCTGGCCGTCTGGGTGAAGTGGCCTGGCCACCCTAGTGCCCCTCCCCTGCTGGCAGGAGACAAGCGGCAGTTTGGGTCAGTCTGCCACCAAGACCCCAG GGTCTGCGAGCAGCCGGCCTCCATGGATCCACACGAGTGGTCTGACGACATCACCAGGTGGCCG ATCTGCACCAAGAACAGCGCCGGGAACCGCACCAACCACCTGCACATGGATTGCGTGATCACAGGCCGACCCTGCTGCATCGGCACCAAGGGAAG GTGTGAGATCACTTCAAGGGAGTACTGCACCTTCATGCATGGCTACTTCCACGAAGAGGCCACCCTCTGCTCCCAG GTGCACTGCATGGACGATGTCTGCGGCCTCTTGCCCTTCCTCAACCCAGAGGTCCCGGACCAGGTTTACCGGCTGTGGCTCTCCCTTTTCCTTCATGCAGG ggtCCTGCACTGCCTGGTGTCCGTCTGCTTCCAGATGACCATCCTGCGGGACTTGGAGAAGCTGGCTGGCTGGCACCGCATCTCCATCATCTACCTGCTGAGCGGCATCACAGGAAACCTGGCCAGCGCCATCTTCTTGCCGTACCGGGCAGAG gTGGGTCCAGCCGGGTCCCAGTTCGGCATCCTGGCCTGCCTCTTTGTGGAGCTCTTCCAGAGCTGGCAGATCCTGGCGCGCCCCTGGAGGGCCTTCCTCAAGCTGCTGGCGGTGGTGCTCTCCCTCTTTGCCGTTGGGCTCCTGCCTTGGATCGACAACTTTGCCCATATCTGCGGCTTCGTCAGcggcctcttcctctccttcgcCTTCCTGCCCTACATCAGCTTCGGGAGGTTCGACCTCTACCGCAAGCGCTGCCAGATCCTGGCCTGCCAGCTGGTCTTTGCAGGGCTCCTGGCCGGCCTGGTGGTGCTCTTCTACGTCTTCCCCCTCCGCTGCCAGTGGTGCGAGCTCCTCACCTGCCTGCCTTTCACGGACAAGTTCTGCGAGAAGTACGAGCTGGACGCCCAGCTCCACTGA
- the LOC132782050 gene encoding inactive rhomboid protein 1 isoform X1, translating into MSGPRRDSASSLQQKKPPGLRLDIPLPASVGSMQEPAMAQGPDPSSCSSSLGLPWQQQQQPSRRPPFLRSVSMPSDNNHRLPSPCSEGRRRMELQRHASITQTIRRQVHFEMTQTLPSGGRQVGGRQPLRKRHSLPRTLLRGTADWFGISKESDTTQKWQRKSLRHCSLRYGKLKPQVIREMDLPSQDNLSLASTETPPPLYVGPCHLGMQRIVDPLARGRAFRMAEESDGYSAPHTPITPGGASLCSFSSSRSGFSRWPRRRKRESVAKMSFRAATALMKGRSVKEVSLRRARHRSFTPASFLEEDTVDFPDELDTSFFAREGVLQEELSTCPDEVFESPSEAAIKETEVKLPPPEEQPALTGGALDRSELERSHLLLPLERGWRKQKEGAAALVPPQPKVRLRQEVVALGLQRRGQRITVPVRKLFAKEKRPYGLGMVGRLTNRTYRKRIDSFVKQQIEDMDDHRPFFTYWVTFVHSLITILAVSIYGIAPVGFSQHETVDSVLRNRGVYENVKYVQQENFWIGPSSEALIHLGAKFAPCMRQDQQVHSFISAAREKERHSACCVRNDKSGCVQTAEEECSSTLAVWVKWPGHPSAPPLLAGDKRQFGSVCHQDPRVCEQPASMDPHEWSDDITRWPICTKNSAGNRTNHLHMDCVITGRPCCIGTKGRCEITSREYCTFMHGYFHEEATLCSQVHCMDDVCGLLPFLNPEVPDQVYRLWLSLFLHAGVLHCLVSVCFQMTILRDLEKLAGWHRISIIYLLSGITGNLASAIFLPYRAEVGPAGSQFGILACLFVELFQSWQILARPWRAFLKLLAVVLSLFAVGLLPWIDNFAHICGFVSGLFLSFAFLPYISFGRFDLYRKRCQILACQLVFAGLLAGLVVLFYVFPLRCQWCELLTCLPFTDKFCEKYELDAQLH; encoded by the exons ATGTCTGGGCCTCGGAGGGACAGCGCCAGCAGCCTCCAGCAGAAGAAGCCCCCGGGTCTCCGGCTGGACATTCCCCTTCCGGCCTCTGTGGGGTCCATGCAGGAGCCGGCCATGGCCCAG GGGCCGGacccctcctcctgctcttcctctttGGGGCTCccctggcagcagcagcagcagccctccCGGCGCCCGCCCTTCCTGCGCAGTGTCAGCATGCCCTCCGATAACAACCACCGCCTCCCGTCTCCCTGCAGTGAGGGCCGGCGGAGGATGGAGCTCCAGCGCCACGCCTCCATCACACAGACCATCCGCAG GCAGGTGCACTTTGAGATGACCCAGACCCTGCCCTCTGGGGGGCGCCAGGTGGGGGGCAGGCAGCCCCTGAGGAAGCGCCACTCCCTGCCCAGAACCCTCCTCAG GGGTACGGCGGACTGGTTTGGGATCAGCAAGGAGAGCGACACCACGCAGAAATGGCAGCGGAAGAGCCTGCGCCACTGCAGCCTGCGCTACGGGAAGCTGAAGCCCCAAGTCATCCGGGAAATGGACCTCCCCAGCCAGGACAACCTCTCCCTGGCCAGCACCGAGACACCACCCCCACTCTACGTGGGCCCCTGCCATCTGGGCATGCAGCGG ATCGTTGACCCTCTGGCACGGGGGCGGGCCTTCCGGATGGCAGAGGAGAGCGACGGCTACAGCGCCCCCCATACGCCCATCACACCTGGGGGTGCCTCCCTCTGCTCCTTCAGCAGCTCCCGCTCGGGGTTCAGCCGCTGGCCGCGCAGACGCAAGCGGGAGTCTGTGGCCAAGATGAGCTTCCGGGCTGCAACCGCTCTCATGAAG gGCCGCTCCGTGAAGGAGGTCTCCCTCCGCCGCGCCCGGCACCGCAGCTTCACCCCGGCCAGCTTTTTGGAAGAGGACACAGTGGACTTTCCGGACGAACTGGACACCTCCTTCTTTGCTCGG GAAGGAGTCCTCCAGGAAGAGCTCTCCACCTGCCCCGATGAGGTGTTTGAGTCGCCCTCCGAAGCGGCCATCAAGGAGACGGAAGTGAAGCTCCCGCCGCCGGAGGAGCAGCCGGCCCTGACTGGGGGTGCCTTGGACCGGAGCGAACTGGAGAGGAGCCACCTCCTGCT TCCCTTGGAGCGTGGCTGGCGGAAGCAGAAGGAGGGTGCTGCCGCCTTGGTGCCGCCGCAGCCCAAGGTCCGCCTGAGGCAGGAGGTAGTAGCACTGGGACTGCAACGGCGTGGGCAGCGCATCACCGTCCCCGTCCGCAAGCTCTTTGCCAAAGAGAAGCGTCCCTACGGCTTGGGCATGGTGGGCCGGCTGACCAACCGCACCTACCGCAAGCGCATTGATAGCTTTGTCAAGCAGCAGATAGAGGACATGGATGACCACCG GCCGTTCTTCACCTACTGGGTCACCTTCGTCCACTCCCTCATCACCATCCTGGCCGTCTCCATCTACGGCATTGCGCCCGTGGGCTTCTCCCAGCATGAGACAGTGGACTCG GTCTTGAGAAACCGCGGGGTTTATGAGAATGTGAAGTACGTCCAGCAGGAGAACTTCTGGATCGGGCCCAGTTCG GAGGCCCTCATCCACCTGGGTGCCAAGTTCGCTCCCTGCATGCGCCAGGACCAGCAGGTACACAGCTTCATCAGCGCCGCCCGCGAGAAGGAGAGGCATTCAGCCTGCTGCGTGCGCAACGACAAGTCCGGCTGCGTCCAGACAGCTGAGGAGGAGTGCTCT TCCACTCTGGCCGTCTGGGTGAAGTGGCCTGGCCACCCTAGTGCCCCTCCCCTGCTGGCAGGAGACAAGCGGCAGTTTGGGTCAGTCTGCCACCAAGACCCCAG GGTCTGCGAGCAGCCGGCCTCCATGGATCCACACGAGTGGTCTGACGACATCACCAGGTGGCCG ATCTGCACCAAGAACAGCGCCGGGAACCGCACCAACCACCTGCACATGGATTGCGTGATCACAGGCCGACCCTGCTGCATCGGCACCAAGGGAAG GTGTGAGATCACTTCAAGGGAGTACTGCACCTTCATGCATGGCTACTTCCACGAAGAGGCCACCCTCTGCTCCCAG GTGCACTGCATGGACGATGTCTGCGGCCTCTTGCCCTTCCTCAACCCAGAGGTCCCGGACCAGGTTTACCGGCTGTGGCTCTCCCTTTTCCTTCATGCAGG ggtCCTGCACTGCCTGGTGTCCGTCTGCTTCCAGATGACCATCCTGCGGGACTTGGAGAAGCTGGCTGGCTGGCACCGCATCTCCATCATCTACCTGCTGAGCGGCATCACAGGAAACCTGGCCAGCGCCATCTTCTTGCCGTACCGGGCAGAG gTGGGTCCAGCCGGGTCCCAGTTCGGCATCCTGGCCTGCCTCTTTGTGGAGCTCTTCCAGAGCTGGCAGATCCTGGCGCGCCCCTGGAGGGCCTTCCTCAAGCTGCTGGCGGTGGTGCTCTCCCTCTTTGCCGTTGGGCTCCTGCCTTGGATCGACAACTTTGCCCATATCTGCGGCTTCGTCAGcggcctcttcctctccttcgcCTTCCTGCCCTACATCAGCTTCGGGAGGTTCGACCTCTACCGCAAGCGCTGCCAGATCCTGGCCTGCCAGCTGGTCTTTGCAGGGCTCCTGGCCGGCCTGGTGGTGCTCTTCTACGTCTTCCCCCTCCGCTGCCAGTGGTGCGAGCTCCTCACCTGCCTGCCTTTCACGGACAAGTTCTGCGAGAAGTACGAGCTGGACGCCCAGCTCCACTGA